The region TGAAGCTGATCAATCACAAGCAGGGTTACTCCCTGACCGTGCGCAACGTGAATATCCGTCCGGCCAGATAGGCAGGGCCGGGTTATGGGCCAGTCGATGAACCCATTACAACAACACCCATAACTATTTCCTCCCAAAAACACCCCCGCTATTGACAGGCGGTAGGCTGATCCCTATAGTTTGCCATCTTTTCGGGCGATTAGCTCAGTTGGTTAGAGCACTACCTTGACATGGTAGGGGTCGTAGGTTCGAGTCCTATATCGCCTACCATAACTCGTTCATATTCAACGGGTTATGGCGACAGTTTTTCCATCTATTTCACTCTCCAATTCGGTGACAGGTTTGGTGACAGGTTTTTGCCCGTTTTTGTCTCCGTTTTGACTCGCACTTATTTCAGCCGCCTTACTCTGAGCCATAATAAAGTTTAGTTTTTCAGAAATAAAACTAACCGCCGCCTTGCTTGCCTCATCAACTGGCGCAACATATCGGTCAGTCGTTTGGATCTTGGAATGCCCCATTACCTGCTTGAGAATTGACTGGTTGATTCCGCCAATTGCTTGAATGGTCGCAAATAAATGGCGCAACGCATATGGGGGAGGGGGTTTGGCAATTCCAACTTTCCTGCACAACCTTTGGAATCTCTGGCGGTAGGATCTGGCTATATATGGGTTGCCGTCTGCATTCAGGAAAATATATTCGGCGTTTGGATGGGATTGAACGGCACGAAGATAGATCTCAGCAGCGGCACTACTCAAGGGCACTTTTCTAGGCTTGGGGTAGATGGAATGCTTTGCCGTCTTATGCTTTTCAATTAATAAAAAATAGCCGCCGGTCAAATCTGAAATAACTTGGTTCGGTTTTAACAGCCTGAGTTCCTGCGGTCTCAAGCCAGTTAGAATGCTGAAAGTAATCATGTCCTTGAAATCAGGAGGAGCCGCATTGAATAGTGCCGCAATATCATCCGTAGTCACCAGTTTCGTGCTTGAAGGATTGAATTTGATTTCGGGAAAATGTTTGACGGGCATATTACAAACGTCGTTTCTCTCGCCCCAAATCAGCATGGTCTTAACGTGGCGCAACGCTTCGCTACCATGATTGATTGAGAGTTTGGACTGCTTGCCCGCCCACGTCCTGAAATCCTCAAGTTTGGATATGGTAATGCCAGAGACCATTGAGGGGCCGGTAAACGCCAGAAATTGATTCAAGTAATGCTGCCTGATATCAAGCGTCCCTTTTGCTCTGTTGCTTTCCATCCATGCAAGGTGGCGGTGTATTAACTCTTCAAGACGAATATCTTTTTTGCCACTACTCGATTGAACCTGTGAAGACTCATGGGTTGCGAATGAGATTTCCCCTTTGGCGATTTTGGCTTCCAGGTTCTTGAGGTCATCTTCGGATTGCTTCTTTGAAGTCCCGAAACGAAACCTTTTTATTACGCCATCGATTTGAATACGTGCGGAGTAGTATCCATTTCGGGGGTCTCTGGTAAGGGTATGTTTTTGACTCTTCACCTGATCAACTTGCCTTCTTGAAGAATTTGGAGTTCGCAATGCTGTCAGGTAATGG is a window of bacterium DNA encoding:
- a CDS encoding tyrosine-type recombinase/integrase, producing the protein MKSQKHTLTRDPRNGYYSARIQIDGVIKRFRFGTSKKQSEDDLKNLEAKIAKGEISFATHESSQVQSSSGKKDIRLEELIHRHLAWMESNRAKGTLDIRQHYLNQFLAFTGPSMVSGITISKLEDFRTWAGKQSKLSINHGSEALRHVKTMLIWGERNDVCNMPVKHFPEIKFNPSSTKLVTTDDIAALFNAAPPDFKDMITFSILTGLRPQELRLLKPNQVISDLTGGYFLLIEKHKTAKHSIYPKPRKVPLSSAAAEIYLRAVQSHPNAEYIFLNADGNPYIARSYRQRFQRLCRKVGIAKPPPPYALRHLFATIQAIGGINQSILKQVMGHSKIQTTDRYVAPVDEASKAAVSFISEKLNFIMAQSKAAEISASQNGDKNGQKPVTKPVTELESEIDGKTVAITR